TCTGGCTATGGACCCGATGAAGAAAGAGGAAATAATCAAAGATCTCGTTGCTTTTAGCAAGGGGAAGGACTATTACTCCAAGGTTGGTAAGGCGTGGAAGCGCGGGTATCTTCTTTATGGTCCACCAGGAACTGGAAAATCAACTATGATTGCAGCTATTGCGAATTTCTTGAACTATGATATTTATGATCTTGAGCTCACCTCGGTTAAGGATAACTCGGGGCTTAAGAAGTTGCTCATGGAAACAACAAGCAAGTCCATCATTGTCATTGAAGACATTGATTGCACTATTGATCTCACAggcaagagaaagaagaaaaagaaaaaggaaaaggaaacaaCGGCTGAAGATCAGGAAGAAGACTCGGACTCGTCTGCAGAGAAAGAAAGTACTGAAAACAAGGAATCAGGCAAACTTACACtttcggggttgttgaatttcaTTGACGGAATATGGTCAGCTTGTGGTCAGGAGAGGATTATTATATTTACCACCAATCACAAGGACAAACTGGATCCAGCTCTAATACGTAGAGGAAGAATGGATATGCACATTGAGATGTCTTATTGCAAATATGAAGCATTCAAAGTGTTGGCTAAGAATTACTTGGATATTGAAACTCACACTTTGTTTCAACAGATTCAAGGTTTAATTGAGGAAGTAAACATGAGTCCTTGTGATGTGGCAGAGCACTTGATGCTCAAGAATGCTTCAAGAGGGCCTGAAAGTTGCTTGGAGAAGTTAATTCAAGCTTTGAAAGAGGCCAAAGAAAAGGCCAATAAAGACAAAAAAGAAGCCAAGGAAAAAGCCAAGCAGAATTCCAAGAAAATTAAGAAGTTCTCGACAAAATTAGTTAGAAGTTTTGGCAGCGTACAGAATTTGTTCAAATGATGTTTTCATATATTTTTAACTTCAACTACTCGATCTTTCCTTCTCTTTTTGGTGGCTAGGGAATTGGGGCTTCTCCATGTATAGTCTTGTATTGGTGTTTTACCAGAAGTAAGATGCTGTTTGCTCTTTGTGGCATTGGCAATTGCAATGGAGTACTTAGGATGTCAAACATGTCAAAATTAATAGGTATTAGTGTACTATCTACTTTTCAATCCTTAATTGAAATCTGTAGGCATCATACTCAATTTGACTTTGTAATAAATTCATCATAGTTAGGCATTTCACGAGGTTATGCAGTCCGATACTTTCGAGCTAAGTATAGTGTAAATTCAAAATTGTTGCTATCTCTTGTATTATCTCTGAAATTGTTCTCATCTCCACTGGTGGACATAGGTCTGGTGACAGAACCGAGTAAAACATTTGTGACTGCTTTAATATAGTTAT
Above is a genomic segment from Lycium barbarum isolate Lr01 chromosome 12, ASM1917538v2, whole genome shotgun sequence containing:
- the LOC132621397 gene encoding AAA-ATPase At3g28510-like, giving the protein MEASLTEMMSRLAGLMFFWGTIQQLFPYALRKRIESLWHRVENYCYPYVQITIEEFSNGKSNEIYSQVNTYLGTKSINKDAKFLKAEKSKNSKSFAVSLDEGEEITDEFQGAKLWWRSYKEKISDGSTGRRSNNSVPMEKKSYTITFNQRHREIVTGKYLKHVMEEGKAIQFQNRKQKIYSNNCSEDWYWYGKGMWRDINFEHPATFDTLAMDPMKKEEIIKDLVAFSKGKDYYSKVGKAWKRGYLLYGPPGTGKSTMIAAIANFLNYDIYDLELTSVKDNSGLKKLLMETTSKSIIVIEDIDCTIDLTGKRKKKKKKEKETTAEDQEEDSDSSAEKESTENKESGKLTLSGLLNFIDGIWSACGQERIIIFTTNHKDKLDPALIRRGRMDMHIEMSYCKYEAFKVLAKNYLDIETHTLFQQIQGLIEEVNMSPCDVAEHLMLKNASRGPESCLEKLIQALKEAKEKANKDKKEAKEKAKQNSKKIKKFSTKLVRSFGSVQNLFK